The following coding sequences lie in one Spinacia oleracea cultivar Varoflay chromosome 1, BTI_SOV_V1, whole genome shotgun sequence genomic window:
- the LOC130466095 gene encoding antimicrobial peptide Ar-AMP-like, whose protein sequence is MMKMMKSLAMIVMVIMAAMVGTSMGQAGGCGPSRSCPPGLCCSRFNYCGSGPAYCGRATPEQESEALARDIAAHTQQILAAAAAASAAAVKPTAP, encoded by the coding sequence atgatgaagatgatgaaaaGTTTAGCGATGATCGTTATGGTGATCATGGCCGCTATGGTGGGAACATCAATGGGGCAGGCAGGTGGATGTGGGCCCAGCCGCAGTTGCCCACCGGGACTGTGTTGTAGCAGATTCAATTACTGTGGTTCTGGACCTGCATATTGTGGCCGCGCCACTCCTGAGCAAGAGTCTGAAGCCCTTGCCCGTGACATTGCTGCCCATACTCAACAGAttcttgctgctgctgctgctgcttccgCTGCTGCTGTTAAACCTACAGCTCCTTGA
- the LOC110803483 gene encoding uncharacterized protein, whose product MNEYPHSGPVDHSRRFQSKWFETFNWLGYLPTTDAAYCFPCFLFGKKPLGKSSSDTFTMQGFRNWKRVGGKDCVFVSHMGKDTNSAHAYSALCWENRKNPKGHVDTVIEKLAPKQIADNCLRLSVSITIVRWLTFQKCAFRGHDESATSLNQGNFLEMLKLIAYYNKDVQKVVLGNAPQNAQYIAPDIQKQILHIFAQKVQNEIRKEIERFLELVHVKDTTSKTLKEEITTVLSNHELSIQNLRGQGYDGASNMRGEWNGLQALFIEDCPYAYYVHCLAHQLQLALVAAAREVFEVHEFFKDLIFIVNVVNSSSKRHDELQDRQVTELEYLVEIEEVETGKGLNQIGTLKRPEDTRWSSHFKSIYSVVKMFNATRCVLETIATDRQATYAQRGDATYALKKLLPFDFLFILHVMQELMGYTDALYRVSDLHVPYSDFIRSRRNKDVISVEHHYRVDVFTATMDQQLQELNSRFSEQTTELLILSTTLNPIDGYKHFNVEKICRLAEKYYPEDFSNHENSKFHLKYQLDLFYCDAPKHPEMKNLCTIADLCRSLAETGKSDIYPLVDRLIRLILTLPVSTSTTERAFSAMKIVNTSLRNKMKDDFLSNYLVLYIEKEIAEKFTVESITSDFNSMKPRRVQFS is encoded by the exons ATGAATGAATATCCCCATTCTGGTCCAGTTGATCATTCACGGCGATTTCAGTCTAAGTGGTTTGAGACTTTTAATTGGTTGGGGTATTTACCAACTACCGATGCTGCTTATTGTTTCCCATgctttctttttggaaaaaaaccaTTAGGAAAATCTAGTTCGGATACTTTTACAATGCAAGGATTTAGGAACTGGAAAAGAGTTGGTGGAAAAGATTGTGTATTTGTATCTCATATGGGAAAAGATACTAATTCAGCTCATGCATATTCTGCTTTGTGTTGGGAGAATAGGAAGAATCCTAAAGGTCATGTTGACACTGTCATTGAAAAACTTGCCCCAAAACAGATTGCTGATAATTGTTTGAGACTAAGTGTTTCAATTACAATTGTTCGATGGCTTACATTTCAAAAATGTGCATTTAGGGGACACGATGAGAGTGCAACATCACTAAATCAAGGGAATTTTTTAGAGATGTTGAAACTAATTGCTTATTATAATAAAGATGTACAAAAAGTTGTGTTAGGAAATGCTCCACAAAATGCTCAATATATAGCTCCGGACATCCAAAAGCAAATTTTGCACATCTTTGCTCAAAAAGTGCAAAATGAAATTCGCAAGGAGATTG AACGGTTTCTGGAGTTGGTACATGTCAAGGATACTACTTCTAAGACCCTTAAAGAAGAAATCACCACAGTTTTGTCTAATCATGAGTTAAGTATTCAAAATCTTAGAGGTCAGGGATATGATGGAGCTAGTAATATGCGTGGGGAGTGGAATGGTTTGCAAGCCTTGTTTATAGAAGATTGTCCATATGCATACTATGTGCATTGCCTAGCACATCAATTGCAATTGGCTCTTGTTGCTGCTGCCAGAGAAGTGTTCGAGGTTCATGAATTTTTTAAAGATTtgatatttattgtgaatgtaGTCAATTCTTCTTCTAAGCGTCACGATGAATTACAAGATAGACAAGTAACCGAGTTGGAATACTTGGTTGAAATCGAGGAGGTTGAGACTGGTAAAGGGTTGAATCAAATAGGCACCTTGAAACGTCCCGAAGATACTAGATGGAGTTCTCATTTCAAGTCCATATATAGTGTTGTAAAGATGTTCAATGCTACTCGTTGTGTCCTTGAGACAATTGCTACAGATCGTCAAGCCACTTATGCTCAACGTGGAGATGCCACTTATGCTCTTAAAAAGTTGTTgccttttgattttttattcattttacaTGTGATGCAGGAACTTATGGGATATACAGATGCcctttatcgag TCTCTGATTTGCATGTTCCTTATTCTGATTTTATTCGGTCTCGGCGTAACAAAGATGTCATATCGGTGGAGCATCACTATAGGGTGGATGTATTTACAGCTACCATGGATCAACAATTGCAGGAACTAAATAGTCGTTTTAGTGAGCAAACAACAGAGCTACTTATTTTAAGTACAACTTTGAATCCTATTGATGGCTATAAACATTTCAATGTGGAAAAAATTTGTCGTCTTGCAGAGAAATACTATCCGGAGGACTTTTCTAATCAtgaaaattccaaattccatTTGAAGTATCAACttgatttattttattgtgATGCTCCTAAACATCCAGAGATGAAGAATTTGTGCACTATAGCAGATCTATGTCGAAGTTTGGCCGAAACTGGGAAGTCGGATATCTATCCTTTGGTTGACAGATTGATTAGACTTATTTTAACACTACCGGTTAGTACATCGACTACTGAGAGAGCTTTTTCAGCAATGAAAATTGTCAATACTAGTTTGCGGAATAAGATGAAAGATGACTTTCTTTCAAACTACTTGGTTTTGTATATAGAAAAAGAAATTGCTGAAAAATTTACGGTTGAATCCATCACATCAGATTTTAATTCCATGAAACCAAGGagagttcaatttagttga